The Brachyspira sp. SAP_772 genome includes the window CTAAACAAAAATTATCATGTTCTTTGGAATGATGGAGTAGATTTTTATGATAAGTTAAGAAATAAAATAGGGTATATTTTTAATAATATATTTGATATTATAAAATCTTTTAATAGTGAAGAGTTAGAATATTCTTGTCAGCTTCTTATGAATATACAGTATTTAATAAAAGATTCTTCATTTGTAGAAGAGCAAGAGATGCGTATTATACAGCTGCTTGAATATGGAAGCAATCCTTTGCACATAGATGATAATATGAAACGCTCTTACAAAAACTATTTATATTTATTTGATAATAAGGCATTAAAAGAAGTGATACTTGCTCCAAAGGTTAAGGATGCTGATTTTTTGGTTGAGAAATATAATGATAGGTTGGCAAAAGCTACTAATATATATAATTCAGAGACGGTGAAAAATAAATATAGAATTAATGTGTATGTATCAAATGCCCCTATATCTTGATTTTTTATATTAATATTGGTATATACTTAAATTTATATTAATTTTTGCTTATAATCGTTATTTTTATACTAGGTTTTATTAAATAAATAATTTTAATTTTTTTATAGTTGCTTTTTTTATAAATGTTTACATACTATTTAAATAAAGACTTTTTAAATTAAAAAAATAAGTGTGTAAAATTAATATAAAGGAGCTAACTCCTATGAAAAGTTTAATTTTATTTATATCTGTATTTTTGATTCTTATTTCATCATGTAAGCAAGAGCGACCCAATGTACTTGCCCCAGATAATATTGGAGCTAATTCAGAAACTAATTATATTACGAATTATTTTACAAACGTAATAACCAATAATGCCATAATTGTTATAACTTTAGATTATATAAATAGCCAAATACCTGCTTTATCTTTTGAAGTTCCAAATACCCCTGATGATGTTAAAGAAGTGTTTACTGATTTTATATATAAATCAATACCAAAGCTTCCAGAAGGTACTCCATATCCTCAATTAACTATGCAATTAAAATCAAAGTGGAGAATTGAACCATATACACCAATAAGCATAAAAGCTTTTACAAATGTTTTTCAAAATAAAATATATACTTTAGCAACTAATATAGGTTGTGAGGTAAAAGGAGATATAAAAACTTCTTTATCTGCTAGTGATGAAGGCATAACAGATGCTTGGTTAAATGTAGAGTTTTCATTATCATTAAAGACTAACTTTCAAATTACACCAAAAGAATTGGCTGAAGTTATGACAAATAAACCTATAATAATAACTTTTAAAAGAAAAACAACTTCTCCAATAATTTGGGAAGATGATACAACTACTATAGTGCCATAATAAGTTTATTTTTTGGCTGAAAAGTTTATAGTCTTATTATCTTGACAAATAGTATATTATTAATATAATTATAACATCTTAGATAAGGACTTTTTATGAAGCGAATATTTTTTGTATTATCTATTATATTATTCACATTTTTTATTTCTTGTGAAAAAGATAAAAAGAATATAGAAAAACAAGTTGATAAGCTGCTTGAAAATGTTGATGAAAAGATTGATGAAGGTTTAAATACTGCCAATGATGCTATAGACAGTAGTTTAGATAAGGCAGGAGAGACTATAGAAGATGTAAAGAAGAATGCTGAGGATACTTTAAGTAAATCATTAGAAGAGGCATCTAAAACTATAGAAGAAGCAAAAGAGAATTTAAAAAAGTAAAGTTATGAATAAAAAAATAGCTATAGTTGTCTGGAGTAAAACGGGCAATACTAAGCTTATGGCAAATGCTCTTAAAGAGGGTATAGAACTTCAAAAATGTCAAGCGGATATGTTTAAGGCATATGATTTTGATAGAAATAAAGCCGAGGAATATTCTACAATAGCTTTAGGCTGTCCTGCTATGGGGGCTGAAACTTTGGAAGATACTGAGTTTTTGCCCATGTATAATGATATAAAATCTGTTCTTAAAGATAAAAGGATATTTTTGTTTGGTTCTTATAGTTGGGGTGATGGTAAATGGATGCGGGATTGGGCTGAAGATGCAAAGAATAATAATATTACTTTATTTAGAGAACCTATTATAGCAAAAGAAAAACCTACAGATGATATATTATTAAAAATGAAGGAAGTTGGAGAGGATTTGTCAAGAGATTAAAAATTATTGGAGGAAATCTTTAATGGATAAAAAAATTATTATTACTATTAGCAGGGAGTTTGGAAGCGGGGGAAGATTTATAGGAGAGAATG containing:
- a CDS encoding flavodoxin domain-containing protein, with product MNKKIAIVVWSKTGNTKLMANALKEGIELQKCQADMFKAYDFDRNKAEEYSTIALGCPAMGAETLEDTEFLPMYNDIKSVLKDKRIFLFGSYSWGDGKWMRDWAEDAKNNNITLFREPIIAKEKPTDDILLKMKEVGEDLSRD